From Granulicella sp. WH15, the proteins below share one genomic window:
- a CDS encoding LysM peptidoglycan-binding domain-containing protein, translated as MADFQALQAKYAPVVEVIKSFEAYGSKVTGEELVGEQYHLMADVPSQVVLNRVWDAIKSVDPTFADLKHEITNTGGQEQSYTIVAGDNLSKVSKLFYGSANHYEAIAQASGIADANKIQVGQTVTVPVIS; from the coding sequence ATGGCTGATTTTCAGGCGTTACAGGCGAAGTATGCTCCGGTGGTCGAGGTCATCAAGAGCTTTGAGGCGTATGGCTCGAAGGTGACGGGTGAGGAGCTGGTGGGCGAGCAGTATCACCTGATGGCCGACGTGCCGTCGCAGGTGGTGCTTAACCGGGTTTGGGACGCGATCAAGAGCGTCGATCCGACGTTTGCGGACCTGAAGCATGAGATCACCAACACGGGTGGGCAGGAGCAGAGCTACACCATCGTGGCCGGGGATAACCTGAGCAAGGTGAGCAAGCTGTTCTATGGCAGCGCGAACCACTATGAGGCGATTGCGCAGGCGAGTGGGATTGCCGATGCGAACAAGATTCAGGTGGGTCAGACGGTAACGGTTCCCGTCATCTCCTAA
- a CDS encoding YidB family protein, giving the protein MGLLDEFEAFAGQELAQNGGGDTAKVAGGLVQALQEHPGGLQGILDTLKQNGLDEHVQNWTAGQGTPATPDQVQQGLSGTGLIEAVAAKAGVSPEIAQMAMTTVLPMVVSHFAPNGEVAGESQFGGLAQQLLSRFL; this is encoded by the coding sequence ATGGGGCTACTCGACGAGTTTGAAGCGTTTGCCGGTCAGGAACTGGCGCAGAACGGTGGAGGCGATACGGCTAAAGTGGCCGGTGGCCTGGTGCAGGCGTTGCAGGAGCATCCGGGCGGGTTGCAGGGTATTCTGGACACCCTGAAGCAGAACGGGCTCGACGAGCATGTGCAGAACTGGACCGCGGGCCAGGGCACTCCGGCGACGCCGGACCAGGTGCAGCAGGGGTTGAGCGGGACCGGGTTGATCGAGGCGGTTGCGGCCAAGGCCGGTGTCTCGCCGGAGATCGCGCAGATGGCGATGACGACGGTGCTGCCGATGGTGGTCTCGCACTTCGCTCCGAACGGCGAAGTGGCCGGGGAGAGCCAGTTTGGCGGATTGGCGCAGCAGTTGCTCTCGCGCTTCCTGTAG
- a CDS encoding RidA family protein, which produces MTTSTSKSAIATPNAPAAIGPYSQAIRIGDMLYTSGQIPLDPATGVFVPGGIVEQTTQVFENLKAVLTAAGCDFSQVVKTTVYLKDLKDFVAMNEIYGKYLAPEGVVAPARTTVQVAALPKDALVEIDLVVKAS; this is translated from the coding sequence ATGACGACCTCCACCAGCAAGTCCGCCATCGCCACCCCGAACGCCCCCGCCGCCATCGGCCCCTACTCCCAGGCCATCCGGATCGGCGACATGCTCTACACCTCCGGCCAGATTCCCCTCGACCCCGCCACCGGCGTCTTCGTTCCCGGCGGCATCGTCGAGCAGACCACCCAGGTCTTCGAGAACCTGAAGGCCGTCCTCACCGCCGCCGGCTGCGACTTCAGCCAGGTCGTCAAGACCACCGTTTACCTGAAGGATCTAAAGGACTTCGTCGCCATGAACGAGATCTACGGCAAGTACCTGGCCCCCGAGGGCGTCGTCGCCCCGGCCCGCACCACCGTCCAGGTCGCAGCCCTGCCCAAGGACGCGCTGGTCGAGATCGACCTCGTCGTCAAGGCATCGTAA
- the msrB gene encoding peptide-methionine (R)-S-oxide reductase MsrB, whose translation MSEIQTPAKVTKTDAEWRAQLTPEQYHVMFEKGTERAFTGALVNNHDDGVYHCGACNAPLFTSDTKFESGSGWPSFWAPVSPTAVELHEDRSYGMRRVEATCATCGAHLGHLFPDGPRPTGERFCINSASLSFAKK comes from the coding sequence ATGAGTGAGATCCAGACACCCGCCAAAGTCACCAAAACCGACGCCGAGTGGCGCGCCCAGCTTACCCCCGAGCAGTATCACGTCATGTTCGAGAAGGGCACCGAGCGCGCCTTCACCGGAGCGCTAGTCAACAACCACGACGACGGCGTCTACCACTGCGGCGCCTGCAACGCCCCGCTCTTCACCTCGGACACGAAGTTCGAGTCCGGCTCCGGCTGGCCCAGCTTCTGGGCGCCGGTCAGCCCCACGGCGGTCGAGCTGCACGAAGACCGAAGCTACGGGATGCGCCGCGTCGAGGCCACCTGCGCCACCTGCGGAGCGCACCTCGGCCACCTCTTCCCCGACGGCCCCCGTCCCACCGGCGAGCGTTTCTGCATCAACAGCGCCAGCCTCTCCTTCGCCAAGAAGTAA
- the rpmB gene encoding 50S ribosomal protein L28 has translation MAAKCDLCGKGPQFGNNVSHANNKTRRRWDVNLRPVKAKVDGASKRMRVCTGCIKTGKIVKG, from the coding sequence ATGGCAGCGAAATGTGATCTCTGCGGCAAAGGCCCGCAGTTCGGCAATAATGTCTCGCACGCGAACAACAAGACCCGCCGCCGCTGGGATGTGAACCTGCGCCCCGTGAAGGCCAAGGTCGACGGCGCCAGCAAGCGCATGCGCGTCTGCACCGGCTGCATCAAGACCGGCAAGATCGTTAAGGGCTAA
- a CDS encoding SDR family oxidoreductase has protein sequence MSTGKVVLVTGVHGVSGRAAAEAWAAVPGTKVYGLSRRTAEVPEGVVSIAADLMDRASLAEALKDVRGVTHIVFGAYLWQPTPVEHVTANVAILRNLLDVVEASSSALEHVAFYQGGKAYGADLGPFKTPAREDDPRLMPPNFYYAQEDLLRERQKGKSWTWTALRPEGTLGFGLGNPMNLGMSIAVYATICKELGLPFRFPGTEGAYRALYQLTSADILAKATVWSGQSDAAKNEIFNITNGDYIRWQHLWPRIGKMFGLEVAEPVPTPLAVYMADKGPLWEEIVRKYNLRPLPFEQVASWYFADAIFRLDYDNISSTIKARQAGFHDCIDTEAMFAEFFAGLRRERIIP, from the coding sequence ATGTCGACGGGAAAAGTGGTTCTGGTTACAGGGGTTCATGGGGTGAGCGGGCGGGCGGCGGCTGAGGCTTGGGCCGCGGTTCCGGGGACGAAGGTGTATGGGCTGTCGCGGCGCACGGCCGAGGTGCCGGAGGGAGTGGTCTCGATTGCGGCTGATCTGATGGATCGCGCGTCGCTGGCTGAGGCGTTGAAGGATGTGCGCGGCGTGACCCATATCGTCTTCGGCGCGTATCTATGGCAGCCGACTCCAGTGGAGCACGTCACCGCTAATGTGGCGATCCTGCGGAACCTGCTGGATGTGGTGGAGGCTAGTTCTTCGGCGCTGGAGCATGTGGCGTTTTATCAGGGTGGCAAGGCCTATGGGGCCGATCTGGGGCCGTTCAAGACGCCTGCGCGTGAGGACGATCCCCGGTTGATGCCGCCGAACTTTTACTACGCGCAGGAGGACCTGTTGCGGGAGCGGCAGAAGGGGAAGTCGTGGACTTGGACGGCGCTGCGGCCGGAGGGGACGCTCGGCTTTGGGCTGGGCAATCCGATGAACCTGGGCATGTCCATCGCGGTCTACGCGACGATCTGCAAGGAACTGGGGCTGCCGTTCCGATTTCCGGGGACGGAGGGGGCGTACAGGGCGCTCTATCAGTTAACATCGGCGGATATTCTGGCCAAGGCTACCGTCTGGTCGGGCCAGAGCGATGCGGCGAAGAACGAGATCTTCAACATTACGAATGGCGATTACATTCGCTGGCAGCACCTTTGGCCGCGCATTGGGAAGATGTTTGGGCTGGAGGTGGCGGAGCCGGTGCCGACGCCGCTCGCGGTCTACATGGCCGATAAGGGGCCGCTTTGGGAGGAGATTGTGCGCAAGTACAACCTGCGGCCGCTGCCGTTTGAGCAGGTGGCCTCGTGGTATTTTGCCGACGCGATCTTCCGGCTGGACTATGACAATATCTCCAGCACGATCAAGGCGCGGCAGGCGGGGTTCCACGATTGCATCGATACTGAGGCAATGTTTGCGGAGTTCTTTGCCGGGCTGCGGCGAGAGCGGATTATTCCTTAA
- a CDS encoding NAD-dependent epimerase/dehydratase family protein, which produces MKVFVTGASGYIGGSVAERLMAAGHAVTGLVRSEEKALLLRERGVEPVIGSLDDFAVLTQAAQAADAVIHAASAEHADSVVTLIAALERTEKTLIHTTGSSIVADSAGGEFAGSVYFTEDTYSEPVPFRRPRVAINRLVREAALDKGIRGIVICPPMIYGTGRGLNPNSEQLPKLAALAKQLGAGVYFGKGLNRYSNVHIDDLVELYLLVLEKAPGGSLYFAENGDASFLEIAEMVSRSLGLGGRTMGLSVEDVVRQAGEAGRYGVTSNSLVSAANARRLGWVPKGPSLAEFIAGA; this is translated from the coding sequence ATGAAGGTATTTGTGACGGGTGCGTCGGGCTACATCGGTGGTTCGGTCGCGGAGCGGTTGATGGCGGCGGGGCACGCGGTGACGGGGCTGGTGCGGTCGGAGGAGAAGGCGTTGCTGCTCAGGGAGCGGGGCGTGGAGCCGGTGATCGGGAGCCTCGATGACTTTGCGGTGTTGACGCAGGCCGCGCAGGCCGCCGATGCGGTGATTCACGCCGCCAGTGCGGAACATGCGGACTCGGTGGTGACGTTGATCGCGGCGCTCGAGCGTACGGAGAAGACGCTCATCCATACGACTGGATCGAGCATCGTCGCGGACTCGGCTGGCGGTGAGTTTGCCGGATCGGTTTACTTTACGGAGGACACTTACTCCGAGCCGGTGCCCTTTCGCCGTCCTCGTGTGGCCATCAACCGGCTGGTGCGGGAGGCCGCGCTGGACAAGGGGATTCGCGGCATCGTGATCTGCCCGCCGATGATCTACGGAACGGGGCGGGGGCTGAATCCCAACAGCGAGCAACTGCCGAAGCTGGCTGCGCTTGCGAAGCAGCTAGGGGCGGGCGTCTACTTTGGCAAGGGGTTGAATCGCTATTCGAACGTGCATATCGACGACCTGGTGGAGCTGTATCTGCTGGTGCTGGAGAAGGCTCCGGGTGGCTCGCTCTACTTCGCGGAGAATGGGGATGCCTCGTTCCTGGAGATCGCGGAGATGGTGAGCCGGTCGCTTGGGCTTGGCGGCAGGACGATGGGGCTGAGCGTGGAGGATGTGGTGCGGCAGGCGGGCGAGGCGGGCAGGTATGGCGTGACGTCGAACAGCCTGGTGAGTGCAGCGAATGCGCGGCGGCTGGGTTGGGTGCCGAAGGGGCCGTCGCTGGCCGAGTTTATTGCTGGAGCGTAA
- a CDS encoding TetR/AcrR family transcriptional regulator, producing the protein MPYPAKTDRQTILNAALDQVSREGMQGMSLRGVATALDLAPTALYRYFADRATLESAINAETANRLHAAMKKAVGKKDAVAAIRATAQAYLRFAREHRNLYELLMSPCHPCVEDLPTHQQLWDFVIEQVARVSSREHANEAAVALWAHLHGIAAFEAAHVFGEQKPSRGFDFGLEAWLQAAQAASHKKT; encoded by the coding sequence ATGCCGTACCCCGCCAAGACCGACCGCCAGACCATCCTCAACGCCGCGCTCGACCAGGTAAGCCGCGAGGGGATGCAGGGCATGTCCCTGCGCGGCGTCGCCACGGCTCTGGACCTCGCCCCCACCGCGCTCTACCGCTACTTTGCCGACCGCGCCACGCTCGAATCGGCCATCAACGCCGAGACCGCGAACCGCCTGCACGCGGCCATGAAGAAAGCCGTCGGCAAGAAGGACGCGGTCGCGGCCATCCGCGCCACTGCCCAGGCCTACCTGCGCTTCGCCCGCGAGCACCGCAACCTGTACGAGCTGTTGATGTCCCCCTGCCACCCCTGCGTGGAGGATCTTCCCACGCACCAGCAGCTTTGGGACTTCGTCATCGAGCAGGTAGCCCGGGTCTCCTCCCGCGAGCACGCCAACGAGGCCGCAGTGGCACTCTGGGCACACCTGCACGGCATCGCCGCCTTCGAAGCAGCCCACGTCTTCGGTGAACAGAAGCCATCCCGCGGCTTCGACTTTGGATTAGAGGCATGGCTCCAAGCGGCGCAGGCAGCTTCTCACAAAAAGACTTAA
- a CDS encoding CDP-alcohol phosphatidyltransferase family protein — protein sequence MPFLSQFRAAPNLLTLMRLFIIPFLVINILDGNFRTAFALLMFAGISDGFDGLLARWLSQHTKLGLYLDPIADKLLLSTLFLVLTHVGLIPRYVTVLVFSRDLGILLIATLLFATNTLRDFRPSILGKLNTFLQIITLVLIMSGRAFAIPGLPAISTALLEVIAFLAPLSAAQYAWLVIQRVSSTPPTTTQP from the coding sequence TTGCCCTTCCTCAGCCAATTCCGCGCCGCGCCCAATCTCCTCACGCTCATGCGGCTGTTCATCATCCCCTTCCTCGTCATCAACATCCTCGACGGCAACTTCCGCACCGCCTTCGCCCTGCTCATGTTCGCGGGCATCTCCGACGGCTTCGACGGCCTGCTCGCCCGCTGGCTCTCCCAGCACACCAAGCTCGGCCTCTACCTCGACCCCATCGCCGACAAGCTCCTCCTCAGCACCCTCTTCCTGGTCCTCACCCACGTCGGCCTCATCCCGCGCTACGTCACCGTGCTGGTCTTCAGCCGCGATCTCGGCATCCTCCTCATCGCTACACTGCTCTTCGCCACCAACACCCTGCGCGACTTTCGCCCCTCCATCCTGGGCAAGCTCAACACCTTCCTCCAGATCATCACGCTGGTCCTCATCATGAGCGGCCGTGCATTTGCCATCCCCGGCCTGCCCGCCATCTCGACAGCGCTGCTCGAAGTCATCGCCTTCCTGGCCCCCCTCTCGGCGGCCCAGTACGCCTGGCTGGTCATCCAACGCGTCAGCAGCACCCCGCCTACTACTACCCAGCCGTAA
- a CDS encoding Rrf2 family transcriptional regulator: protein MLRLTKKADYGLMALKYLAEQAAQSALHPVVGAVPSTGAQSAKDIADAYHIPPQLLAKILQTLARAGLLISHAGTNGGYALAKPAAEISAFEVIRAIDGPLFITSCITIHGACDLDSHCTIKEPLRKVNDSIKDLLSGIKISDLIDPAETSAEHAARKAPLGGGLVSIAL from the coding sequence ATGCTGCGCCTGACTAAAAAAGCGGACTACGGACTGATGGCCCTGAAGTACCTGGCCGAGCAGGCGGCCCAGTCTGCCTTGCATCCAGTCGTCGGCGCAGTTCCATCTACGGGAGCCCAGTCCGCCAAGGACATCGCCGACGCTTACCACATCCCCCCGCAGCTTCTGGCCAAGATTCTCCAGACCCTCGCCCGCGCGGGCCTTCTCATCTCCCACGCCGGCACCAACGGCGGCTACGCGCTGGCCAAGCCGGCTGCGGAGATCTCGGCCTTCGAGGTCATCCGCGCCATCGACGGCCCGCTCTTCATCACTAGTTGCATCACCATCCACGGCGCTTGCGATCTCGATAGCCACTGCACTATTAAAGAACCGCTGCGCAAGGTAAACGACAGCATCAAAGACCTGTTGAGCGGCATCAAAATATCGGACTTAATTGATCCGGCTGAGACCTCTGCCGAACATGCTGCCCGTAAAGCCCCTCTCGGCGGCGGCCTCGTCAGCATCGCGCTGTAA
- a CDS encoding IscS subfamily cysteine desulfurase translates to MTTNGLIITDSGQPLPEGVTLPIYMDNHATTPMDPRVLDAMLPYFGKIFGNAASRNHQFGWEAEQAVDKAREQVAKLIGASAKEIIFTSGATESNNLAIKGIAEMYRERGNHIITQVTEHKAVLDTCKKLEKSGYSVTYLPVQADGLISLADLEAAMTDKTILVSIMFANNEIGVIQPVAEIGKLCKSKGILFHTDAVQAVGKIPVDVQSMGIDVLSLSGHKIYGPKGVGALYVRRRNPRVQITEQINGGGHERGMRSGTLNVPGIVGLGAACEIALNEMAEEAKREAELRDYLKAKLENALDYVTVNGNMEHHLPGNLNMSFVHVEGESLLMGINDIAVSSGSACTSATLEPSYVLKALGLGDDVAHSSIRFGLGRFNNKAEVDYVSDKIITVVKHLREMSPLYEMVKEGIDLSKIEWAAH, encoded by the coding sequence ATGACCACCAACGGCCTCATCATCACGGACTCCGGCCAGCCCCTGCCCGAGGGCGTCACCCTGCCCATCTACATGGACAACCACGCCACCACCCCCATGGACCCGCGCGTGCTCGACGCCATGCTGCCCTACTTCGGCAAGATCTTCGGCAACGCCGCCAGCCGCAACCACCAGTTCGGCTGGGAAGCCGAGCAGGCCGTCGATAAGGCCCGCGAACAGGTCGCCAAGCTCATCGGAGCCTCGGCCAAAGAGATCATCTTCACCTCCGGCGCGACTGAGTCGAACAACCTCGCCATCAAGGGCATCGCCGAGATGTACCGTGAGCGCGGCAACCACATCATCACCCAGGTCACCGAGCACAAGGCCGTCCTCGACACCTGCAAGAAGCTCGAGAAGTCCGGCTACTCGGTCACCTACCTGCCCGTGCAGGCCGACGGCCTCATCTCGCTGGCCGACCTCGAAGCAGCCATGACCGACAAGACCATTCTGGTCTCGATCATGTTTGCCAACAATGAGATCGGCGTCATCCAGCCCGTCGCCGAGATCGGCAAGCTCTGCAAGTCCAAGGGCATCCTCTTCCACACCGACGCCGTCCAGGCCGTCGGCAAGATCCCGGTCGACGTGCAGTCGATGGGCATCGACGTCCTCTCGCTCAGCGGCCACAAGATCTACGGGCCGAAGGGTGTGGGCGCGCTCTACGTCCGCCGCCGCAACCCGCGCGTCCAGATCACCGAGCAGATCAACGGCGGAGGCCACGAGCGCGGAATGCGTTCGGGCACGCTCAACGTCCCCGGCATCGTCGGCCTGGGCGCTGCCTGCGAGATCGCGCTGAACGAGATGGCCGAGGAGGCCAAGCGGGAAGCTGAGCTCCGCGACTACCTGAAAGCCAAGCTCGAGAATGCGCTCGACTACGTCACGGTCAACGGCAACATGGAGCACCACCTGCCCGGCAACCTCAACATGAGCTTCGTCCACGTCGAGGGCGAGTCGCTCCTGATGGGCATTAACGACATCGCGGTCAGCTCCGGTTCGGCCTGCACCTCGGCCACGCTGGAGCCCAGCTACGTCCTCAAGGCCCTCGGCCTCGGCGACGACGTCGCCCACAGCTCCATCCGCTTCGGACTCGGCCGCTTCAACAACAAGGCCGAGGTCGATTACGTCTCGGACAAGATCATCACGGTCGTCAAACACCTCCGCGAGATGAGCCCGCTCTACGAGATGGTCAAGGAAGGCATCGACCTGAGCAAGATCGAGTGGGCAGCCCACTAA
- the iscU gene encoding Fe-S cluster assembly scaffold IscU has translation MAYSDKVVDHYSNPRNVGQLDKSSDEVGTGLVGAPECGDVMRLQIRVNPETQVIEEAKFKTFGCGSAIASSSLATEWVKGKTIAEALTISNTDIVKELALPPVKIHCSVLAEDAIRAAIGDWKKKNNVAETEHAAVVAAH, from the coding sequence ATGGCATACAGCGATAAGGTAGTCGATCACTACAGCAATCCCCGCAACGTCGGACAGCTCGACAAGTCTTCGGACGAGGTCGGCACCGGACTCGTCGGCGCGCCGGAGTGCGGCGACGTCATGCGTCTCCAGATCCGCGTGAACCCCGAGACCCAGGTCATCGAAGAGGCCAAGTTCAAGACCTTCGGCTGCGGCTCGGCCATCGCCTCCAGCTCGCTCGCCACCGAGTGGGTCAAGGGCAAGACCATCGCCGAGGCCCTGACGATCTCGAACACGGACATCGTCAAGGAGCTGGCGCTTCCCCCGGTTAAGATCCACTGCTCGGTACTCGCGGAAGACGCGATCCGCGCGGCCATCGGCGACTGGAAGAAGAAGAACAACGTCGCCGAAACTGAGCACGCAGCCGTCGTCGCCGCTCACTAA
- a CDS encoding DUF2335 domain-containing protein: MNRRSQQKHTSQLAHHSSAEPGQVDNVNAVSRSVEFVSYSGPLPPPEVLRQFEEIIPGSAERIFSQFEAQSTHRRRMEATAISSGAFSQKLGTISGALIGLLGVGGGVWLSHDGKSLAGLSTLFSTLAVLVGTYLYKRHQQDNERAEKNKPSSPQAK, encoded by the coding sequence GTGAACCGACGCTCGCAGCAGAAGCATACATCCCAGCTAGCTCATCATTCCTCTGCTGAACCAGGGCAAGTTGATAATGTCAATGCGGTGTCGCGATCTGTCGAATTCGTAAGCTATTCTGGCCCGTTGCCTCCACCGGAGGTTCTGCGCCAATTTGAAGAGATTATCCCTGGCTCCGCAGAGCGGATTTTTTCTCAGTTTGAAGCCCAGTCCACTCACCGCCGCAGGATGGAAGCAACTGCCATCTCATCTGGTGCTTTTAGCCAGAAGTTGGGAACGATAAGTGGCGCACTCATTGGCCTGCTCGGCGTTGGAGGAGGAGTCTGGTTGTCCCACGATGGGAAGAGTCTTGCAGGCCTAAGCACTCTGTTCTCGACCCTGGCCGTACTCGTCGGAACCTATCTCTATAAACGTCACCAGCAAGATAATGAACGGGCTGAAAAGAACAAACCTTCCAGTCCCCAGGCGAAATAA
- a CDS encoding iron-sulfur cluster assembly accessory protein gives MSTVSISSTTSQAMSAHAPAAPKDPFAGMTLLTAEGQQPRAKQAIEITKNALKRIRIAMAKEGISPTAGGLRVGITGGGCSGLSYNIRFDTQPRERDRTFVFGAGLETPNDPSGAQAVRIFVDPKSFLYLAGMVLDFEETLMRQGFNFINPNSTKSCGCGSSFSA, from the coding sequence ATGTCCACAGTCTCCATATCGTCGACCACCAGTCAAGCGATGAGTGCCCACGCGCCCGCTGCACCCAAAGACCCCTTCGCGGGCATGACCCTGCTCACCGCCGAGGGCCAGCAGCCCCGCGCCAAGCAGGCCATCGAGATCACCAAAAACGCCCTCAAGCGCATCCGCATCGCCATGGCCAAGGAGGGCATCTCGCCCACCGCTGGCGGCCTCCGCGTGGGCATCACCGGCGGCGGCTGCTCTGGTTTGTCATACAACATCCGCTTCGATACGCAGCCCCGCGAGCGCGACCGCACCTTCGTCTTCGGTGCTGGCCTCGAGACTCCGAACGATCCCTCCGGTGCGCAGGCGGTCCGGATCTTCGTCGATCCCAAGTCCTTCCTCTACCTGGCGGGCATGGTCCTCGACTTCGAGGAGACCCTCATGCGCCAAGGCTTCAACTTCATCAACCCGAACTCCACCAAGAGCTGCGGTTGCGGCTCCAGTTTCTCCGCCTGA
- a CDS encoding protein kinase yields the protein MHLWNDYEGQIIADAYPLKKLLRPEGRSAFFITPSKDGNLDVIRLTESLNDEHEMLALWRQVSEVHQPNLVTIKSFGKTTFDGVRLTYALMESPDANLADILKERPLTPAETTEVALSVAAALSALHATSLIHTQVAAANVVATGEVIKLRSDCVRECIPDPEFNPPAECQALRQRDVHDLGLLLLECLTLDRNPGLSGRLPAPFHQVIPKAVDGSWGLAEIVSKLAPPAPTPAPTPAVSAEKAAQNGAAQPTPSATKPQPATPPVVETKPAAEPAEAPLRMQTPHLHRVETESPEEPFRLARRWLPIGAAGLILILCIWLLNRHSSPKPTVTPALQTEAPAAAAPAPEPAPTPQPTTAAPATTSQPGWHVIAYTFNHEDQAQIRIQAIEKQHPGLNPQLFTPTGRSPYFVALGGVMSQREAEAVRNRARRSGLPLDTFSRFYK from the coding sequence ATGCATCTTTGGAACGACTACGAAGGCCAGATCATCGCCGACGCCTATCCGCTCAAGAAGCTGCTCCGTCCCGAGGGTCGCAGCGCCTTCTTTATCACCCCCAGCAAGGACGGCAACCTCGACGTCATCCGCCTCACCGAGTCGCTCAACGACGAGCATGAGATGCTGGCGCTCTGGCGTCAGGTCTCCGAGGTCCACCAGCCCAACCTCGTCACCATCAAGAGCTTCGGCAAGACCACCTTCGACGGCGTGCGCCTCACCTACGCGCTCATGGAGTCGCCCGACGCCAACCTGGCCGACATCCTCAAGGAGCGCCCCCTCACCCCGGCCGAGACCACCGAGGTAGCCCTCAGCGTCGCCGCCGCGCTCTCCGCCCTGCACGCCACCAGCCTCATCCACACCCAGGTCGCGGCCGCCAACGTCGTCGCCACCGGCGAGGTCATCAAGCTCCGCAGCGACTGCGTCCGCGAGTGCATCCCCGACCCCGAGTTCAACCCTCCAGCCGAGTGCCAAGCCCTGCGCCAGCGCGACGTCCACGACCTCGGCCTGCTGCTGCTCGAGTGCCTCACGCTCGACCGGAACCCGGGCCTTTCGGGCCGCCTGCCCGCACCCTTCCACCAGGTCATCCCCAAGGCCGTCGACGGCTCCTGGGGCCTGGCGGAGATCGTCAGCAAGCTCGCCCCTCCAGCACCCACGCCCGCGCCAACCCCGGCCGTCAGCGCCGAAAAAGCCGCCCAAAACGGAGCGGCCCAACCCACCCCTAGCGCCACAAAGCCTCAACCGGCCACACCGCCCGTCGTAGAAACAAAGCCTGCCGCCGAGCCAGCCGAAGCCCCCCTGCGGATGCAGACCCCACACCTCCACCGCGTCGAAACCGAATCCCCCGAGGAGCCCTTCCGGCTGGCACGCCGCTGGCTCCCCATCGGCGCTGCGGGCCTCATCCTGATCCTCTGCATCTGGCTGCTCAATCGCCACAGCTCCCCCAAGCCCACCGTTACTCCGGCCCTCCAAACAGAGGCTCCGGCAGCCGCCGCTCCTGCACCCGAACCCGCTCCTACACCTCAACCGACCACAGCAGCACCGGCCACCACCTCGCAGCCCGGCTGGCACGTCATCGCCTACACCTTCAACCACGAAGACCAGGCCCAAATCCGTATTCAGGCGATTGAAAAACAGCACCCCGGCCTGAACCCACAGCTCTTCACCCCGACGGGGCGCTCCCCCTACTTCGTCGCCCTGGGCGGAGTCATGAGCCAACGCGAGGCCGAGGCCGTCCGCAACCGCGCCCGCCGCTCCGGCCTGCCGCTCGATACCTTTAGCCGCTTCTACAAATAA